One Mesorhizobium loti genomic window carries:
- a CDS encoding Ku protein, producing the protein MAPRASWKGYLKLSLVSCPVRLYPATTTSERISFNQLHKKTHNRINMKPVDPELGLVERSDLVKGYEYEDKQYIIIDDADLDAVRIESNHTMNIEAFVDEGEVDVIYQDAPYYLAPDGAMAEETFAVLREAMRKSGKLAIARLVLSSRERVVTIGARENGMFVCTLRNPNEVRGTAEYFGNIPAGKPDPEMLELAEALIKQKETTFDPKNYEDRYEIALMAMIREKLKGHKPIIAAAPERGNVINLMDALKASLSQSKPPAKSKTKADEVAAKPAAKKAAAGGAPENPLKASLLKAVGKSKK; encoded by the coding sequence ATGGCGCCCAGGGCAAGTTGGAAAGGTTACCTCAAGCTCAGCCTCGTCAGCTGTCCGGTGCGGCTATACCCCGCAACGACCACCAGCGAGCGCATCTCGTTCAACCAGCTGCACAAGAAGACCCACAACCGCATCAACATGAAGCCGGTCGACCCGGAACTCGGGCTCGTCGAGCGCTCGGACCTGGTCAAGGGTTATGAGTACGAGGACAAGCAGTACATCATCATCGATGATGCCGACCTCGACGCGGTGCGTATCGAATCCAACCACACGATGAACATCGAGGCCTTCGTCGACGAGGGCGAGGTGGATGTCATCTACCAGGACGCGCCCTACTACCTGGCGCCGGACGGGGCGATGGCCGAGGAGACCTTCGCCGTGCTGCGCGAAGCCATGCGCAAATCCGGCAAGCTGGCGATCGCCCGGCTGGTCCTGTCCAGCCGCGAGCGGGTGGTAACGATCGGCGCGCGCGAGAACGGAATGTTCGTGTGCACCTTGAGGAACCCGAACGAAGTGCGTGGCACGGCTGAATATTTCGGCAACATCCCGGCCGGCAAGCCCGACCCGGAAATGCTCGAATTGGCGGAAGCGCTGATCAAGCAGAAGGAAACCACCTTCGACCCGAAGAACTACGAGGACCGCTACGAGATCGCGCTGATGGCGATGATCCGCGAGAAGCTGAAGGGCCACAAGCCGATCATCGCGGCGGCACCCGAGCGCGGCAATGTCATCAACCTGATGGATGCGCTGAAGGCGAGCCTGTCGCAGTCGAAGCCGCCGGCCAAGTCGAAGACCAAGGCCGACGAGGTGGCGGCAAAGCCCGCCGCCAAGAAGGCGGCAGCGGGCGGCGCCCCTGAGAATCCGTTGAAGGCCAGTCTGCTGAAGGCGGTCGGCAAGAGCAAGAAATGA
- a CDS encoding ATP-dependent DNA ligase translates to MPAPSKLKTYRAKREFSKTPEPAGGLISGDGNRFVIHKHHATADHYDLRLQVGDVLKSWAVPRGPSLNPADKRLAVETEDHPLEYIDFEGVIPEGEYGGGPMIVWDTGTWAPMDDVDKSLRTGAFKFRLAGEKLNGGWMLTRLKPKPGEDENKKNWLLFKERDLAADTALNILEARPESVKSGLRIEELAAAAKPVAKSAPKPGSLKPGTLPGAVKAPALSRIEPQLATQVPKPPGGESPAENTNELWLHEIKFDGYRTMAHLSDGQVRLITRGGIDWTKRYGDLPHAFAKLPCREAIIDGEIMVLDAKGISRFALLQDALAEGAGSKLHFYAFDLLHLDGWDLMKVPLIRRKALLAELLGGLGANSAIQFSDHVEGSGQGLYDQATELGLEGVVSKRATAIYQSGRTKSWTKCKALQKDDFVIAGYTISQAAEGLAALGMAEWEDGELHYRGKVGTGFDRETAEDLLARLEPLTSGATPPEGVPREIMREMHWVKPLFSARIHYANRTADNSLRHGVFRGLRDVGLSTPVSAKRKRLISEADLATIWVTNPERRLFGKTGPTKLDIAVYYALVGDFMLPHILGRPVSLVRCPTGLPKDCFFQRHAFTGMPPSVVTFQATNSEGETKSYLSVEGAKGYLALAQFGVVEFHTWGTHRLSLDKPDQIVFDLDPGEGISWREVVEAAVHIKGELEGLGLVPFAKTSGGNGIHITVPVTKKQNWKKLHQATSAISTHLAATAPDTFTTTMGKENRKKRIFIDYHRNARGHTSAAPYSLRARTNLPASTPVSWGDLEAIDAPQDLNYSSLPGLLETSGDPWADIEEFARDLPVFEGARK, encoded by the coding sequence ATGCCCGCTCCCTCCAAACTCAAAACCTATCGCGCCAAGCGCGAATTCTCCAAGACGCCGGAACCGGCGGGCGGTCTGATCAGCGGCGACGGCAACCGCTTCGTCATCCACAAGCACCACGCAACCGCCGACCACTACGATCTGCGCCTGCAGGTCGGCGACGTGCTGAAAAGCTGGGCGGTGCCGCGCGGGCCTTCGCTCAACCCGGCCGACAAGAGGCTGGCGGTCGAGACCGAGGACCATCCGCTCGAATATATCGACTTCGAGGGCGTCATTCCCGAGGGCGAGTATGGTGGGGGGCCGATGATCGTCTGGGACACCGGTACGTGGGCGCCGATGGACGACGTCGACAAAAGCCTTCGCACGGGCGCTTTCAAGTTTCGCCTCGCCGGCGAAAAGCTCAATGGCGGCTGGATGCTGACCCGGCTGAAGCCCAAGCCCGGCGAGGACGAGAACAAGAAGAACTGGCTGCTGTTCAAGGAGCGTGACCTCGCCGCCGACACGGCGCTGAACATCCTCGAAGCGCGGCCGGAAAGCGTCAAATCCGGATTGCGCATCGAGGAGCTGGCGGCAGCGGCGAAACCGGTCGCGAAATCCGCACCCAAGCCGGGTTCCTTGAAACCCGGTACGCTGCCAGGCGCGGTGAAGGCGCCGGCGCTGAGCCGCATTGAACCGCAGCTGGCGACGCAGGTGCCAAAACCGCCGGGCGGTGAAAGCCCTGCCGAAAACACAAACGAGCTCTGGCTGCACGAGATCAAATTCGACGGCTACCGCACCATGGCGCATCTGTCCGACGGGCAGGTGCGGCTGATCACCCGTGGCGGCATCGACTGGACGAAGCGCTATGGCGACCTGCCGCATGCCTTCGCCAAATTGCCGTGCCGCGAGGCGATCATCGATGGCGAAATCATGGTGCTGGATGCCAAGGGCATCAGCCGCTTCGCGCTGTTGCAGGATGCGCTGGCCGAAGGCGCCGGCAGCAAGCTGCATTTCTATGCCTTCGACCTCCTGCATCTCGACGGCTGGGACCTGATGAAGGTGCCGCTCATCCGGCGCAAGGCGCTGCTCGCCGAATTGCTTGGCGGGCTCGGGGCGAATTCCGCCATCCAGTTCTCCGACCATGTCGAGGGCTCAGGGCAGGGGCTTTACGATCAGGCAACGGAGCTCGGGCTCGAAGGCGTCGTCTCCAAGCGCGCCACCGCCATCTACCAGAGCGGCCGCACCAAGAGCTGGACCAAGTGCAAGGCGCTGCAGAAGGACGATTTCGTCATCGCCGGCTACACGATCTCGCAAGCGGCGGAAGGGCTGGCCGCGCTTGGCATGGCCGAGTGGGAGGACGGCGAACTGCACTATCGCGGCAAGGTCGGCACCGGCTTCGACCGCGAGACGGCGGAGGATTTGCTCGCCCGGCTGGAGCCGCTGACATCGGGCGCGACGCCACCCGAAGGCGTGCCGCGCGAGATCATGCGCGAGATGCATTGGGTGAAGCCGCTGTTTTCGGCGCGCATCCATTACGCCAACCGCACGGCGGACAATTCGCTGCGCCATGGCGTGTTTCGCGGGCTCAGGGATGTCGGCCTGTCGACGCCCGTCTCGGCCAAGCGCAAACGGCTGATCTCGGAGGCCGATCTCGCCACCATCTGGGTGACCAATCCGGAGCGGCGGCTGTTCGGCAAGACGGGCCCGACCAAGCTCGACATCGCCGTCTATTACGCGCTGGTCGGCGATTTCATGCTGCCGCACATCCTTGGCCGCCCGGTGTCGCTGGTGCGCTGCCCGACCGGCCTGCCAAAGGACTGTTTCTTCCAGCGCCACGCCTTCACCGGCATGCCACCGTCGGTGGTGACGTTCCAGGCGACCAACTCCGAGGGCGAGACCAAATCCTATCTCTCGGTCGAAGGGGCAAAAGGCTATCTGGCGCTGGCGCAGTTCGGCGTCGTCGAGTTCCACACCTGGGGCACGCACCGCTTGAGCCTCGACAAACCCGACCAGATCGTCTTCGACCTCGATCCGGGCGAGGGGATTTCCTGGCGCGAGGTGGTCGAAGCCGCCGTCCACATCAAGGGCGAACTGGAAGGGCTGGGGCTGGTGCCTTTCGCCAAAACCTCCGGCGGCAACGGCATCCACATCACCGTGCCGGTGACGAAGAAGCAGAACTGGAAGAAGCTGCACCAGGCGACCAGCGCCATATCAACCCATCTGGCGGCAACCGCGCCCGACACATTCACCACCACGATGGGTAAGGAAAACCGCAAGAAGCGCATCTTCATCGACTATCACCGCAACGCCCGCGGCCACACCTCCGCCGCCCCCTATTCGCTGCGCGCCCGCACCAATCTGCCGGCGTCAACGCCGGTGAGCTGGGGTGACCTGGAAGCGATCGATGCGCCGCAGGATCTGAACTATTCCTCGCTGCCGGGCTTGCTCGAGACGTCGGGCGACCCCTGGGCGGACATCGAGGAGTTTGCCCGGGATCTGCCGGTGTTCGAGGGGGCGCGGAAGTAG
- a CDS encoding Ethyl tert-butyl ether degradation EthD gives MAKMLVIYKTPADPAAFERHYFDIHLPLAKQLPGLRRYDVSKQPIVNMLQGETPYIVATLYFDSLEAMRAAFASEIGKACAVDRRKYAPDDRVTMLLFDSEAM, from the coding sequence ATGGCCAAGATGCTTGTCATCTACAAAACCCCCGCCGATCCAGCGGCCTTCGAGCGGCACTATTTCGACATCCATCTGCCGCTTGCAAAACAGCTTCCCGGGCTGCGGCGCTACGATGTCAGCAAACAGCCGATCGTGAACATGTTGCAAGGCGAGACGCCCTACATCGTGGCGACCCTCTATTTCGACAGCCTGGAGGCCATGCGTGCGGCCTTTGCCAGCGAGATCGGCAAGGCCTGCGCCGTCGACCGGCGCAAATACGCGCCTGACGACCGTGTGACGATGCTGCTTTTCGATTCCGAGGCGATGTGA
- a CDS encoding ethyl tert-butyl ether degradation EthD has protein sequence MASLVVMYGTPSDPAAFDAYYREKHIPLAKTIPGLRRYEINRGPVMTPAGPAKVHLIATLQFDDMAAIQNAFASAEGQAAAADLQIFATGGADMLIFDSEDV, from the coding sequence ATGGCAAGCCTGGTGGTGATGTACGGCACGCCCAGCGATCCGGCGGCGTTCGACGCCTACTATCGCGAAAAACACATTCCGCTGGCCAAGACCATCCCGGGATTGCGACGTTACGAAATCAACCGTGGCCCGGTGATGACCCCGGCGGGACCGGCGAAGGTCCATCTGATCGCCACCTTGCAGTTCGACGACATGGCCGCCATCCAGAATGCCTTTGCCAGTGCCGAAGGGCAGGCGGCCGCAGCCGATCTCCAGATCTTCGCGACGGGTGGCGCCGATATGCTGATCTTCGACAGCGAGGATGTCTGA
- a CDS encoding protein involved in cellulose biosynthesis CelD: MAGLAMRKGAVADAPGQPVSPDVAGLGAVAHYTARLHTSFDTVKPLWLRLEETGLCTGHQGFAWVEGIAKRLMPGNAELLVVEVNDAATGAPVMLLPLMRRRARGDTVIEWLSGGVCDYAAPLLADAKPWTRQSADDAWAAVCGVLPPTDRFHIAGIPKQIHGVDNPLALLSVVRDSIQIASGLTLDGEPQTLIKRICKPSFAKNFHKHCRRFGQLGKLDLVEAETPDVVEEQFATLLELRLNRFRELGRFDLLTQAPVVEFYRNAALQGLSDGSVRLFGLRAGETYLAVIYVLIMKGTLHALLLGIDQDAVPNVSPGLTTIGKLMVWACEQGLGYFDLSVGSQGYKQHIGASSAVLAELCEAVTLKGRGSTAYIKLRGKTELFVRSKPGLYKAVQGVMRRFRRLKN, translated from the coding sequence GTGGCAGGCCTGGCAATGCGAAAAGGAGCGGTGGCTGATGCACCGGGTCAACCGGTTTCTCCTGATGTCGCCGGTTTGGGTGCCGTCGCGCACTATACGGCGCGGCTGCACACCAGCTTCGACACCGTAAAGCCCCTCTGGCTGCGCCTTGAGGAGACAGGCCTGTGCACCGGCCACCAGGGTTTTGCCTGGGTGGAAGGGATCGCCAAACGGCTGATGCCCGGAAACGCGGAGCTGCTCGTCGTCGAGGTGAATGACGCCGCCACGGGTGCGCCGGTGATGCTGCTGCCACTGATGCGCCGCCGGGCTCGGGGCGACACTGTGATCGAATGGCTGAGCGGCGGGGTGTGCGACTACGCGGCGCCACTGCTGGCCGATGCCAAACCATGGACCAGGCAGAGCGCCGACGACGCCTGGGCGGCGGTGTGCGGCGTGCTGCCGCCAACGGACCGCTTCCACATCGCGGGAATCCCGAAACAGATCCATGGCGTCGACAATCCGCTGGCGCTGCTTTCGGTGGTGCGCGACTCCATCCAGATTGCCTCGGGCCTGACCCTGGATGGCGAGCCGCAGACGCTGATCAAGCGCATCTGCAAACCGTCCTTCGCCAAGAATTTCCACAAGCACTGCCGCCGCTTCGGACAGTTGGGCAAGCTCGATCTGGTCGAAGCCGAGACGCCCGACGTGGTGGAGGAGCAGTTCGCCACGCTTTTGGAGCTCAGGCTCAACCGCTTCCGCGAGCTCGGGCGTTTCGACCTGCTGACACAGGCACCGGTCGTCGAGTTCTACCGCAACGCCGCCCTGCAGGGCTTGTCGGACGGCTCGGTGCGGCTGTTCGGGCTGCGTGCCGGTGAAACCTATCTCGCCGTCATCTACGTGCTGATCATGAAGGGCACCTTGCACGCGCTTCTGCTCGGGATCGACCAGGACGCGGTTCCCAACGTCTCGCCAGGCCTGACGACGATCGGCAAGCTGATGGTGTGGGCATGCGAGCAGGGGCTCGGTTATTTCGACCTCTCGGTCGGCAGCCAGGGCTACAAGCAGCATATCGGCGCTTCGAGCGCGGTGCTGGCAGAGTTGTGCGAGGCGGTGACGCTGAAGGGCAGGGGCTCGACCGCCTACATCAAGCTGCGCGGCAAGACCGAGCTTTTCGTGCGCTCTAAGCCGGGGCTGTACAAGGCCGTGCAGGGCGTGATGCGGCGATTTCGGCGATTGAAGAACTGA
- a CDS encoding protein involved in cellulose biosynthesis CelD — protein MDLAGQAVQIAAVTDLPDGQASPPVIVAANDAYTARLHTSLEAVRPLWLRFQTDGVCTAHQHFAWVEGIVARLMPAGAEPLIVEVNNAVTGAPLMLLPLMLRPAFHHRVIEWLSCGVCDYSAPLLADSSGWTAQSAQAAWAAVRSVLPAADRVNILGIPRRIDGVANPLALLAASRDSLQTTFGLAIDGEPETVLKRLCRPSFVKEFGKDWRRLERLGGVELVEAATQAEVEQIFGELIRMRLSRFRELGRFDLLTQAAVVDFYRNAALQGLSDGSVRLFGLRVGDALIAVQYAVVHQGTVHALLIAMDQSVVPNVSPGLLIMGRLIGWARERRFDYFDLSVGDQSYKERMGAKASVLAELRHGLTVRGRVASSAIELRNRTEAFVRSNPRLRTAAQGMMRGLRRLRGG, from the coding sequence ATGGATTTGGCAGGCCAGGCAGTGCAAATTGCTGCGGTGACCGACTTGCCCGACGGGCAGGCCTCTCCCCCCGTCATCGTCGCCGCGAACGACGCCTACACGGCGCGATTGCACACCAGCCTCGAAGCGGTCAGGCCGCTCTGGCTGCGCTTCCAGACGGATGGTGTCTGCACCGCCCACCAGCATTTCGCGTGGGTGGAGGGGATCGTGGCGCGGCTGATGCCGGCAGGCGCGGAGCCGCTCATCGTTGAAGTGAACAACGCGGTGACGGGCGCGCCCTTGATGTTGTTGCCGCTGATGCTGCGGCCAGCCTTCCACCATCGGGTGATCGAATGGCTGAGCTGTGGCGTCTGCGACTATTCGGCACCGCTGCTGGCCGATTCGAGCGGGTGGACCGCACAATCCGCGCAGGCCGCGTGGGCGGCGGTGCGTTCCGTGCTGCCGGCGGCGGACCGCGTCAACATCCTGGGAATTCCGCGGCGGATCGACGGCGTCGCCAATCCGCTGGCACTGCTCGCGGCGTCGCGCGATTCCCTCCAGACCACCTTCGGCCTGGCCATCGACGGCGAGCCGGAAACCGTCCTCAAGCGCCTGTGCAGGCCATCCTTCGTCAAGGAATTCGGCAAGGACTGGCGCCGGCTCGAACGGCTCGGTGGCGTGGAGCTGGTCGAGGCCGCCACGCAGGCCGAAGTGGAGCAAATCTTCGGCGAACTGATCCGGATGCGGCTCAGCCGTTTTCGCGAGCTTGGCCGCTTCGACCTGCTGACGCAGGCGGCGGTTGTCGATTTCTACCGCAACGCCGCCCTGCAGGGTCTATCGGACGGTTCGGTGCGGCTCTTCGGGCTGCGCGTTGGCGATGCCCTGATCGCTGTCCAATATGCGGTGGTCCATCAAGGGACTGTTCATGCTCTGCTGATAGCTATGGACCAGAGCGTGGTACCCAATGTCTCACCGGGTCTCTTGATCATGGGCCGGCTGATAGGCTGGGCGCGCGAGCGGCGGTTCGATTATTTCGACCTGTCGGTCGGCGACCAGAGCTACAAGGAGCGTATGGGCGCCAAGGCTTCGGTACTGGCCGAGCTTCGCCATGGGTTGACGGTGCGGGGACGTGTCGCGAGCAGTGCAATCGAGCTCCGCAACCGGACCGAAGCCTTCGTGCGTTCCAACCCCCGGCTGCGCACTGCGGCCCAGGGGATGATGCGGGGTTTGCGGCGTCTTCGTGGAGGATGA
- a CDS encoding glycosyltransferase has protein sequence MRIACIHQGYELYGSDRSFAESVAALRAAFPSADIEVVLPRSGPIVEILEPHASRIVFEPLWVLRRQAMFKLATIEMARLPVALWRAWRRLSDCDLVYVNTSIVADYALASRLLPSKALLHIHEIPEGVLRRILVGLMHWSHADLIFNSKATRATFGEPKYARSYVVYNGVAGPAAARAMTYDGQRPLRVLLLGRINRIKGQEVLLEAIASLPAELRSRIEVRLVGGAFESVERERALAELVETMGLTGQVRALPFIPDPSEHYRWADIVTVPSRRPESLGRVAIEAMAYGRPPLVSAIGGLVEVVADGETGWHVPPGDAPALAAKLREIILAPEAWRGFVAAGRKRYETIFSEPVAAAAIAAIAADKLKAAIARPGRTASTRQAETRP, from the coding sequence ATGCGGATTGCTTGCATCCATCAGGGCTACGAACTCTACGGTTCCGACCGCAGCTTCGCGGAGAGCGTCGCGGCGTTGCGCGCCGCGTTTCCGTCCGCCGACATCGAAGTGGTCTTGCCGCGCAGCGGGCCGATCGTCGAAATCCTGGAGCCTCATGCCAGCCGCATCGTCTTCGAGCCGCTGTGGGTGCTGCGGCGCCAGGCGATGTTCAAGCTGGCGACCATCGAGATGGCGCGGCTGCCGGTGGCGCTGTGGCGGGCATGGCGGCGCCTCAGCGATTGCGACCTCGTCTATGTCAACACCTCGATCGTCGCCGATTATGCGCTGGCCTCGCGCTTGCTGCCCAGTAAGGCGTTGCTGCACATCCATGAAATTCCCGAAGGCGTGCTGCGCCGGATCCTCGTCGGCCTGATGCACTGGAGCCATGCCGATCTCATCTTCAACTCGAAAGCGACGCGCGCCACCTTCGGCGAGCCCAAATACGCGCGCTCTTACGTCGTCTACAATGGCGTTGCCGGTCCGGCGGCGGCGCGAGCGATGACCTATGACGGCCAACGCCCGCTGCGGGTGCTGCTGCTTGGCCGCATCAACCGGATCAAGGGCCAGGAAGTGCTTCTGGAGGCGATCGCCTCGCTGCCGGCGGAACTCAGATCGAGGATCGAGGTGCGGCTGGTCGGCGGCGCCTTCGAAAGTGTCGAGCGCGAGCGCGCTCTGGCCGAACTGGTCGAAACCATGGGGCTCACCGGACAGGTCAGGGCCTTGCCCTTCATCCCGGATCCTTCTGAGCATTACCGCTGGGCCGACATCGTCACCGTGCCGTCGCGGCGTCCGGAATCGCTCGGCCGCGTCGCCATCGAGGCGATGGCCTATGGCCGTCCGCCGCTGGTGTCGGCGATCGGCGGTCTGGTCGAGGTGGTCGCCGACGGCGAGACCGGCTGGCATGTTCCGCCGGGCGACGCACCGGCCCTTGCCGCGAAGTTGCGCGAGATCATCCTCGCCCCCGAGGCCTGGCGCGGTTTTGTCGCCGCCGGGCGCAAGCGCTACGAGACGATTTTCAGCGAGCCGGTTGCCGCCGCCGCGATCGCGGCGATCGCCGCCGACAAGCTGAAGGCTGCGATCGCAAGGCCGGGCAGGACGGCAAGCACCCGCCAGGCGGAGACACGGCCGTGA